One window of the Burkholderia ubonensis subsp. mesacidophila genome contains the following:
- a CDS encoding AraC family transcriptional regulator has translation MKQEEKGTIAISLVAYSVALATRRGVAAEPLLAQAGIPPALLEQPRARVSAQQYGALWNAIARTLDDEFFGQDRHPMRSGSFIAMSQAALSARDGLHAMARAVNFMHCVLDDLHAELDANPQRVRLRFVHRNNGATPAMFTYATYFIIVYGLTCWLIGRRIPLLAACFRCDTPPAEHEYPSMFCDDMRFNEPDSYVDFDPEFATLPVVQTAKTLKTFLRNAPASFIVKYRNPNALAQRVRAVLRGMPPAAWPGAAGMAVRLHVAEATLRRKLHQEGHAYQSIKDALRRDLAFEALADPARTIADVAAAAGFAEPSAFYRAFRKWSGRSPAEFRDEALARGGDAR, from the coding sequence ATGAAGCAAGAAGAAAAGGGAACCATCGCGATCAGTCTCGTCGCGTACAGCGTCGCGCTCGCGACACGGCGCGGCGTCGCGGCCGAGCCGCTGCTCGCGCAGGCCGGCATCCCGCCCGCGCTGCTCGAGCAGCCGCGCGCGCGGGTGTCCGCGCAGCAGTACGGCGCGTTGTGGAACGCGATCGCGCGCACGCTCGACGACGAGTTCTTCGGCCAGGACCGCCACCCGATGCGCAGCGGCAGCTTCATCGCGATGAGCCAGGCGGCGCTGTCGGCGCGCGACGGCCTGCACGCGATGGCGCGCGCGGTGAACTTCATGCACTGCGTGCTCGACGACCTGCACGCGGAGCTCGACGCGAACCCGCAGCGCGTGCGGCTGCGCTTCGTGCACCGCAACAACGGCGCGACGCCCGCGATGTTCACGTACGCGACCTATTTCATCATCGTCTACGGGCTCACCTGCTGGCTGATCGGCCGGCGCATCCCGCTGCTCGCCGCGTGCTTCCGCTGCGACACGCCGCCCGCCGAGCACGAATACCCGTCGATGTTCTGCGACGACATGCGCTTCAACGAGCCCGATTCGTATGTCGATTTCGATCCCGAATTCGCGACGCTGCCGGTCGTGCAGACCGCGAAGACGCTGAAGACCTTCCTGCGCAACGCGCCGGCCAGCTTCATCGTCAAGTACCGCAACCCGAACGCGCTCGCGCAGCGCGTGCGCGCGGTGCTGCGCGGGATGCCGCCCGCCGCGTGGCCCGGCGCGGCCGGGATGGCCGTGCGGCTGCACGTGGCCGAGGCGACGCTGCGCCGCAAGCTGCACCAGGAAGGCCACGCGTACCAGTCGATCAAGGACGCGCTGCGGCGCGATCTCGCGTTCGAGGCGCTCGCCGATCCGGCGCGCACGATCGCCGACGTCGCCGCGGCGGCCGGCTTCGCCGAGCCGAGCGCGTTCTACCGCGCGTTCCGCAAGTGGAGCGGGCGCAGCCCGGCCGAGTTTCGCGACGAGGCGCTGGCGCGCGGGGGCGACGCGCGCTGA
- a CDS encoding NfeD family protein, producing the protein MRFQRHWHLPTHDASGRHAHHPLSTRVARAALFAALLVVCAIAAAPRAANAPAPAARPPIIVIPVNGAIGPASADFIIRSLERAAKERAPLAILQLDTPGGLDSSMRVIIKAILGSPVPVAAFVAPSGARAASAGTYIVYASHVAAMAPGTNLGAASPVQFGIGGAPGGAPPSPTGGASPTSPTSPASGASGTLPSDTQSTEARKVMHDSAAYIRGLAQLRGRNADWAERAVREAVSLSANEAHAQHVVDVIALDPADLARQVDGHTVTTSAGAQHLATAHAPLVVVEPDWRSHFLSIITDPNVALILLTLGIYGLFFEFANPGFVLPGLVGTICLLIGLFAMQLLPISYAGLGLVLLGLACLVAEAFLPTFGVLGFGGIASFTIGALMLIDTDVPGYGIPWPLIASLGLTGGLLVAGVSSLALRARRRPVVTGAEAMVGSIGEVLDDGLVPDQPQTAAGPAPSAAGWALVRGERWRVACSAPLAAGCRVRVTGRQGLMLTVAPLYDKPPPALAREQRKGEQQ; encoded by the coding sequence ATGCGCTTTCAACGCCATTGGCATCTGCCGACGCACGACGCGTCGGGCCGACATGCCCACCACCCGCTGTCGACGCGGGTCGCGCGCGCCGCGCTGTTTGCGGCGCTGCTCGTCGTCTGTGCGATCGCCGCGGCGCCGCGTGCCGCGAACGCGCCCGCGCCCGCGGCCCGTCCGCCCATCATCGTGATCCCGGTCAACGGCGCGATCGGGCCGGCCAGCGCCGATTTCATCATCCGCTCGCTCGAGCGCGCGGCGAAGGAGCGCGCGCCGCTCGCGATCCTGCAGCTCGACACGCCGGGCGGCCTCGATTCGTCGATGCGGGTGATCATCAAGGCGATCCTCGGCTCGCCGGTGCCGGTCGCCGCGTTCGTCGCGCCGAGCGGCGCGCGCGCGGCGAGCGCGGGCACCTACATCGTGTACGCGAGCCACGTCGCGGCGATGGCGCCGGGCACCAACCTCGGCGCGGCGTCGCCGGTCCAGTTCGGCATCGGCGGCGCGCCCGGGGGCGCCCCGCCGTCGCCGACCGGCGGAGCATCGCCCACGTCGCCCACGTCGCCCGCATCGGGCGCGTCCGGCACGCTGCCGAGCGACACGCAATCGACCGAGGCCCGCAAGGTGATGCACGATTCGGCCGCCTACATCCGCGGCCTCGCGCAGCTGCGCGGCCGTAATGCCGATTGGGCGGAGCGCGCGGTGCGCGAAGCGGTCAGCCTGTCGGCGAACGAGGCGCATGCGCAGCACGTCGTCGACGTGATCGCGCTGGACCCGGCCGACCTCGCGCGCCAGGTCGACGGCCACACCGTGACGACATCCGCCGGCGCGCAGCATCTCGCCACCGCGCACGCGCCGCTCGTCGTCGTCGAGCCCGACTGGCGCAGCCATTTCCTGTCGATCATCACCGATCCGAACGTCGCGCTGATCCTGCTGACGCTCGGCATCTACGGGCTGTTCTTCGAATTCGCGAACCCGGGATTCGTGCTGCCGGGCCTCGTCGGCACGATCTGCCTGCTGATCGGCCTGTTCGCGATGCAGTTGCTGCCGATCAGCTACGCGGGCCTCGGCCTCGTGCTGCTGGGCCTCGCGTGCCTCGTCGCCGAGGCGTTCCTGCCGACCTTCGGCGTGCTCGGCTTCGGCGGCATCGCATCGTTCACGATCGGCGCGCTGATGCTGATCGACACCGACGTGCCCGGCTACGGGATTCCGTGGCCGCTGATCGCGAGCCTCGGGCTCACCGGCGGGCTGCTGGTGGCCGGCGTGTCGAGCCTCGCGCTGCGCGCGCGGCGCCGGCCGGTCGTCACCGGCGCCGAGGCGATGGTCGGCAGCATCGGCGAAGTGCTCGACGACGGCCTCGTGCCCGACCAGCCGCAAACGGCCGCCGGCCCCGCGCCGTCCGCCGCCGGCTGGGCGCTGGTGCGCGGCGAGCGCTGGCGGGTCGCGTGCAGCGCGCCGCTCGCCGCGGGCTGCCGGGTGCGCGTCACGGGCCGCCAGGGGCTGATGCTGACGGTCGCCCCGCTTTACGACAAGCCGCCGCCCGCGCTCGCCCGAGAACAACGCAAAGGAGAACAACAATGA
- a CDS encoding enoyl-CoA hydratase: MIELDFVDDGAIALATLKRPPANAFTADGLRQLQETVGALDANPRVRALVITGDGPKFFSAGADLNTFADGDPAVARAMATRFGSAFETLSDARFVTIAAINGYAMGGGLECALACDLRIAETHAQMALPEPSVGLLPCGLGTQTLPWLVGEGWAKKIILAGVRVDAATALRIGLVEDVVDTGAARDAALALARNVVRQSPHAVAYSKELIGLARRGVPRSAALAVERERFVDLFDTNDPREGVAAFLGKRAPQWHPDGEQDR, encoded by the coding sequence ATGATCGAACTGGACTTCGTCGACGACGGCGCGATCGCGTTGGCGACGCTCAAGCGGCCGCCCGCGAACGCCTTTACCGCCGACGGCCTGCGGCAGCTGCAGGAGACCGTCGGCGCGCTCGACGCGAACCCGCGCGTGCGCGCGCTCGTGATCACCGGCGACGGCCCGAAATTCTTCAGCGCGGGCGCGGACCTCAACACGTTCGCCGACGGCGACCCGGCGGTCGCGCGCGCGATGGCCACGCGTTTCGGCTCGGCGTTCGAGACGCTCTCCGACGCGCGCTTCGTGACGATCGCGGCGATCAACGGCTATGCGATGGGCGGCGGGCTCGAATGCGCGCTCGCGTGCGACCTGCGCATCGCGGAGACGCATGCGCAGATGGCGCTGCCCGAGCCGTCGGTCGGGCTGCTGCCGTGCGGGCTCGGCACGCAGACGCTGCCCTGGCTCGTCGGCGAAGGCTGGGCGAAGAAGATCATCCTGGCCGGCGTGCGCGTCGACGCGGCGACCGCGCTGCGGATCGGCCTCGTCGAGGACGTGGTCGACACGGGAGCCGCGCGCGACGCGGCGCTCGCGCTGGCGCGCAACGTCGTGCGGCAGAGCCCGCACGCGGTCGCGTACAGCAAGGAGCTGATCGGCCTCGCGAGACGCGGCGTGCCGCGCAGCGCGGCGCTCGCGGTCGAGCGCGAGCGCTTCGTCGACCTGTTCGACACGAACGACCCGCGCGAAGGCGTGGCCGCGTTTCTCGGCAAGCGCGCGCCGCAGTGGCACCCCGATGGAGAGCAAGACCGATGA
- the mmsB gene encoding 3-hydroxyisobutyrate dehydrogenase produces the protein MKIGFIGLGHMGAPMALNLLKAGHEVHVFDLSADALRALQDAGAQAAGSPRDAAAGAEIVITMLPAAPHVRSVLTGEQGVLAGLGAGAIVIDSSTIDPASAQAFGALVREHGGAFVDAPVSGGTGGAAAGTLTFMVGGSDADFERVQPVLAGMGKNIVHCGATGMGQVAKVCNNLVLGISMAAVSEAMSLGVALGIDPKVLAGIVNTSTGRCWSSDTYNPYPGVIGTAPSSRGYTGGFGTDLMLKDLGLANDAAKQVRQPVYLGALAQQLYQTMSSRGDGQLDFSAVIRLYQPTPKKDA, from the coding sequence ATGAAGATCGGTTTTATCGGCCTCGGCCACATGGGCGCGCCGATGGCGCTGAACCTGCTGAAGGCCGGCCATGAAGTGCATGTGTTCGACCTCAGCGCCGATGCGCTGCGCGCGCTGCAGGACGCGGGCGCGCAGGCGGCCGGCTCGCCGCGCGACGCGGCGGCCGGCGCGGAAATCGTGATCACGATGCTGCCGGCAGCGCCGCACGTGCGCTCGGTGCTGACCGGCGAGCAAGGCGTGCTGGCCGGGCTCGGCGCGGGCGCGATCGTGATCGATTCGAGCACGATCGACCCGGCGAGCGCGCAGGCGTTCGGCGCGCTCGTGCGCGAGCACGGCGGCGCGTTCGTCGATGCGCCGGTGTCGGGCGGCACCGGCGGCGCGGCGGCCGGCACGCTGACCTTCATGGTCGGCGGCAGCGACGCGGATTTCGAACGCGTGCAGCCCGTGCTCGCGGGGATGGGCAAGAACATCGTCCATTGCGGCGCGACCGGGATGGGGCAGGTCGCGAAGGTCTGCAACAACCTCGTGCTCGGCATCTCGATGGCGGCCGTGTCGGAGGCGATGTCGCTCGGCGTCGCGCTCGGCATCGACCCGAAGGTGCTCGCGGGCATCGTCAACACGTCGACGGGCCGCTGCTGGAGCTCGGACACGTACAACCCGTATCCGGGCGTGATCGGCACCGCGCCGTCGTCGCGCGGCTACACGGGCGGCTTCGGCACCGACCTGATGCTGAAGGACCTCGGCCTCGCGAACGACGCGGCGAAGCAGGTGCGCCAGCCCGTCTATCTCGGCGCGCTCGCGCAGCAGCTGTACCAGACGATGAGCAGCCGCGGCGACGGGCAGCTCGATTTCTCGGCGGTGATCCGCCTCTACCAACCGACCCCGAAGAAGGACGCGTGA
- a CDS encoding LysR family transcriptional regulator produces MTDRLDGVTTFVQVVESGSFALAAERLDMTRSAVGKAIARLEKRLGARLLQRTTRSQSLTDDGQAYYDRCVRALAELEAAEADLDCGRHEPRGRLRVSVPLAFGHHCVTPVLLDLAHAYPHLRIDVAISDRFVDLVEEGFDLAVRIGKLPDSTSLAARRLGTQHGSLGAAPSYLARFGMPTTLDALKDHRTIAYSRAGVPQPWDLRAPDGTPTRIDLRHQLSFDDVQAIAAAAISGFGIAWLPSWLLAHHVRRGELAVVMDRCFVETGDVHAVWPQTRYLPRKTRCAIDALAAAIPSMIGD; encoded by the coding sequence ATGACCGACCGACTCGACGGCGTGACGACCTTCGTGCAGGTGGTCGAATCCGGCAGCTTCGCGCTCGCGGCGGAGCGGCTCGACATGACGCGCTCGGCGGTCGGCAAGGCGATCGCGCGGCTGGAGAAGCGGCTCGGTGCGCGGTTGCTGCAGCGGACCACGCGCAGCCAGAGCCTGACCGACGACGGCCAGGCGTACTACGACCGCTGCGTGCGCGCGCTCGCGGAGCTGGAAGCCGCGGAGGCCGACCTCGACTGCGGCCGCCACGAGCCGCGCGGGCGGCTGCGCGTGAGCGTGCCGCTCGCGTTCGGTCACCATTGCGTGACGCCCGTGCTGCTCGATCTCGCGCACGCGTATCCGCACCTGCGGATCGACGTGGCGATTTCCGACCGCTTCGTCGATCTCGTCGAGGAAGGCTTCGACCTCGCGGTGCGGATCGGCAAGCTGCCCGACAGCACGAGCCTCGCGGCGCGCCGGCTCGGCACGCAGCACGGCAGCCTCGGCGCGGCGCCGTCGTACCTGGCCCGCTTCGGCATGCCGACGACGCTCGACGCGCTGAAGGATCACCGGACGATCGCGTACTCGCGCGCGGGCGTGCCGCAGCCGTGGGACCTGCGCGCGCCGGACGGCACGCCGACGCGCATCGACTTGCGGCATCAGCTCAGCTTCGACGACGTGCAGGCGATCGCGGCGGCGGCGATATCGGGTTTCGGGATTGCGTGGCTGCCGAGCTGGCTGCTTGCGCACCACGTGCGCCGCGGCGAGCTGGCGGTCGTGATGGACCGGTGTTTCGTCGAGACCGGCGACGTCCACGCAGTCTGGCCGCAGACGCGCTACCTGCCGCGCAAGACGCGCTGCGCGATCGACGCGCTCGCCGCGGCGATTCCGTCGATGATCGGGGATTGA
- a CDS encoding acyl-CoA dehydrogenase family protein, translated as MDELYTEDQRMIRDAARAFATEVLAPNAAQWDRDAHLPDAVVAQLGELGLLGMIVPQELGGAYTDYVAYALAMEEIAAGDAACATMMSVHNSVGCGPILGFGTPAQKERWLADMAAGRTIGAFCLTEPQAGSEAHNLRTRAELRDGKWVLNGAKQFVTNGQRAGIAIVFAVTDPDAGKRGISAFLVPTDTPGFIVGKPEKKMGIRASDTCPITFENCAIPEENLLGARGEGLKIALSNLEGGRIGIAAQALGIARAAFDKARRYAGERVQFGKPLAEHQAIQQKLADMATQINAARLLVHHAAKLRTAGLPCLSEASQAKLFASEMAERVCSDAIQIHGGYGYLADYEVERHYRDARITQIYEGTSEVQRMVIARQL; from the coding sequence ATGGACGAGCTTTACACCGAAGACCAGCGGATGATCCGCGACGCGGCGCGCGCTTTTGCCACCGAGGTGCTGGCGCCGAACGCCGCGCAGTGGGACCGCGACGCACACCTGCCGGACGCGGTCGTCGCGCAGCTCGGCGAGCTGGGCCTGCTCGGGATGATCGTGCCGCAGGAGCTGGGCGGCGCGTATACGGATTACGTCGCGTATGCGCTCGCGATGGAGGAAATCGCCGCGGGCGACGCCGCGTGCGCGACGATGATGAGCGTGCACAACTCGGTCGGCTGCGGGCCGATCCTGGGCTTCGGCACGCCTGCGCAGAAGGAGCGCTGGCTCGCCGACATGGCGGCCGGCCGCACGATCGGCGCATTCTGCCTGACGGAGCCGCAGGCCGGCTCCGAGGCGCACAACCTGCGCACCCGCGCGGAGCTGCGCGACGGCAAGTGGGTGCTGAACGGCGCGAAGCAGTTCGTGACCAACGGCCAGCGCGCGGGCATCGCGATCGTGTTTGCCGTCACCGATCCGGACGCCGGCAAGCGCGGCATCTCCGCGTTCCTGGTGCCGACCGACACGCCGGGCTTCATCGTCGGCAAGCCGGAGAAGAAGATGGGCATCCGCGCGTCGGACACCTGCCCGATCACGTTCGAGAACTGCGCGATTCCCGAGGAGAACCTGCTCGGCGCGCGCGGCGAAGGGCTGAAGATCGCGCTGTCGAACCTCGAAGGCGGCCGCATCGGCATCGCCGCGCAGGCGCTCGGCATCGCGCGCGCCGCGTTCGACAAGGCGCGCCGCTATGCGGGCGAGCGCGTGCAGTTCGGCAAGCCGCTCGCCGAGCACCAGGCGATCCAGCAGAAGCTCGCTGACATGGCGACGCAGATCAACGCCGCGCGCCTGCTCGTGCATCACGCGGCGAAGCTGCGCACGGCCGGGCTGCCGTGCCTGTCGGAGGCGTCGCAGGCGAAGCTGTTCGCGTCGGAGATGGCCGAGCGCGTGTGTTCGGACGCGATCCAGATTCACGGCGGATACGGCTATCTCGCCGATTACGAAGTCGAGCGTCATTACCGCGACGCGCGCATCACGCAGATCTACGAGGGAACCAGCGAAGTGCAACGGATGGTGATCGCGCGGCAGCTTTGA
- a CDS encoding enoyl-CoA hydratase/isomerase family protein → MSTPITTHDAFADAAPEVLCRVLNRVALITLNRPAALNALSHGMVRELAALLERCRADDQIVAVVLRGAGEKGFCAGGDVRALYRSAAQCDAWLPFFVDEYRLDYAIHTFPKPVVALMDGITMGGGMGLAQGAALRVATERSKIAMPETRIGFVPDVGATHFLARMPVELELYVGLTGATLSGADALAAKLADLCVPSSWLDTFETRIENLKWDSDVLAALRRVFEPPCNVVPHAALDTQLPWIVRHFDKRSTVERTVATLTQELGREELSREHRQWLQATLDALLGHSPTMLAVTREALLRGRQMTLAESLRMELGIVARSIEEGDFREGVRAHLVDKDRKPRWAPASLVELRAERVRHFLTSPWKLAAHPLAELGNA, encoded by the coding sequence ATGAGCACGCCGATCACGACGCATGACGCGTTTGCCGATGCGGCGCCCGAGGTGCTGTGTCGCGTGCTGAACCGCGTGGCGCTGATCACGCTGAACCGGCCGGCCGCGCTCAACGCGCTGTCGCACGGGATGGTGCGCGAGCTGGCGGCACTGCTGGAGCGTTGCCGCGCCGACGACCAGATCGTTGCCGTCGTGCTGCGCGGCGCGGGCGAGAAGGGCTTCTGCGCGGGCGGCGACGTGCGCGCGCTTTACAGGAGCGCCGCGCAGTGCGACGCGTGGCTGCCGTTCTTCGTCGACGAATACCGGCTCGACTACGCGATCCATACGTTCCCGAAGCCGGTCGTCGCGCTGATGGACGGCATCACGATGGGCGGCGGCATGGGGCTGGCGCAGGGCGCGGCGCTGCGGGTCGCGACCGAGCGCAGCAAGATCGCGATGCCGGAGACGCGCATCGGCTTCGTGCCGGACGTCGGCGCGACGCATTTCCTCGCGCGGATGCCGGTCGAGCTGGAGCTGTACGTGGGGCTGACGGGCGCGACGCTGTCCGGCGCGGATGCACTCGCCGCGAAGCTCGCGGACCTGTGCGTGCCGTCGTCGTGGCTCGACACGTTCGAGACGCGCATCGAGAACCTCAAATGGGACAGCGACGTGCTCGCCGCGCTGCGCCGGGTGTTCGAGCCGCCGTGCAACGTCGTGCCGCATGCGGCGCTCGACACCCAGCTGCCATGGATCGTGCGCCACTTCGACAAGCGCTCGACGGTCGAGCGGACCGTCGCGACGCTCACGCAGGAACTCGGGCGCGAAGAGCTGTCGCGCGAGCATCGCCAGTGGCTGCAGGCGACGCTCGACGCGCTGCTCGGCCATTCGCCGACGATGCTCGCGGTGACGCGCGAGGCGCTGCTGCGCGGCCGCCAGATGACGCTGGCCGAATCGCTCCGGATGGAGCTCGGCATCGTCGCGCGTTCGATCGAAGAGGGCGATTTCCGCGAAGGCGTGCGCGCGCATCTCGTCGACAAGGACCGCAAGCCGCGCTGGGCGCCGGCGTCGCTCGTCGAACTGCGCGCCGAACGCGTGCGGCATTTCCTCACGTCGCCGTGGAAGCTCGCCGCGCATCCGCTCGCCGAGCTGGGCAACGCGTGA
- a CDS encoding AMP-binding protein, translating into MTAQAFLNARDFLLRHRTDYETAYRDFQWPTLDHFNWALDYFDVMSHGNDQPALWIVDAATGNGDPYSFAQMSERSSRIANWLRGIGVVRGDRILLMLPNRVELWDAMLAAMKLGAVVLPATTQLSADDVRDRVQIGGAKYAIVDENETAKFEQPDLGLAQRIVAGAPRDGWLAMNDGYAAPAAFEPDGLTHASDPMLLYFTSGTTSKPKLVEHTHRTYPVGSLSTMYWVGLQPGDIHWNISSPGWAKHAWSCFYAPWNAQACVFAFNYARFEPKVVLDALVKHQVTTLCAPPTVWRMLVQQPLASFDVKLREIVGAGEPLNPEIIERVKKAWGITIRDGYGQTETTCLIGNSPGQPVVAGSMGRPMPGYRIELLDPDGAPVSEGEVALPVGAGVERPVGLMTGYANNPDATAHAMRDGHYRTSDIAMRRDDGYFVYIGRADDVFKSSDYRLSPFELESVLIEHPAIAEAAVVPSPDPLRLAVPKTFIALRQGYEESPALALEIFRFSREKLAPYKRIRRLQFAELPKTISGKIRRVELRRREIERGDDTSARMPGEYWEEDFAAELK; encoded by the coding sequence ATGACGGCACAGGCTTTCCTGAACGCACGCGACTTTCTGCTGCGCCATCGCACCGACTACGAAACCGCGTACCGCGATTTCCAGTGGCCGACGCTCGACCATTTCAACTGGGCGCTCGATTATTTCGACGTGATGTCGCACGGCAACGACCAGCCCGCGCTGTGGATCGTCGACGCGGCGACGGGCAATGGCGACCCGTATTCGTTCGCGCAGATGTCCGAGCGGTCGTCGCGGATCGCGAACTGGCTGCGCGGCATCGGCGTCGTGCGCGGCGACCGGATCCTGCTGATGCTGCCGAACCGCGTCGAATTGTGGGACGCGATGCTCGCCGCGATGAAGCTCGGCGCGGTCGTGCTGCCCGCGACCACGCAACTGTCCGCCGACGACGTGCGCGACCGCGTGCAGATCGGCGGCGCGAAATACGCGATCGTCGACGAGAACGAAACCGCGAAATTCGAGCAGCCTGACCTCGGCCTCGCGCAGCGGATCGTCGCCGGCGCGCCGCGCGACGGCTGGCTCGCGATGAACGACGGCTACGCGGCGCCGGCCGCGTTCGAGCCGGACGGGCTCACGCACGCGAGCGATCCGATGCTGCTGTATTTCACGTCGGGCACGACGTCGAAGCCGAAGCTCGTCGAGCACACGCACCGCACGTACCCGGTCGGCAGCCTGTCGACGATGTACTGGGTCGGCCTGCAGCCGGGCGACATCCACTGGAACATCAGCTCGCCCGGCTGGGCGAAGCACGCGTGGAGCTGCTTCTACGCGCCGTGGAACGCGCAGGCGTGCGTGTTCGCGTTCAACTACGCGCGCTTCGAGCCGAAGGTCGTGCTCGACGCGCTCGTCAAGCACCAGGTGACGACGCTGTGCGCGCCGCCGACCGTCTGGCGCATGCTCGTGCAGCAGCCGCTCGCGTCGTTCGACGTGAAGCTGCGCGAGATCGTCGGCGCGGGCGAGCCGCTGAACCCGGAAATCATCGAGCGCGTGAAGAAGGCGTGGGGCATCACGATCCGCGACGGCTACGGCCAGACCGAGACCACCTGCCTGATCGGCAACTCGCCGGGCCAGCCGGTCGTCGCCGGTTCGATGGGCCGCCCGATGCCCGGCTACCGGATCGAACTGCTCGACCCGGACGGCGCGCCGGTGAGCGAAGGCGAGGTCGCGCTGCCGGTCGGCGCGGGCGTCGAGCGCCCGGTCGGCCTGATGACGGGCTACGCGAACAACCCCGACGCGACCGCGCATGCGATGCGCGACGGCCACTACCGCACGTCCGACATCGCGATGCGCCGCGACGACGGCTACTTCGTCTACATCGGCCGCGCGGACGACGTGTTCAAGTCGTCCGACTACCGGCTGAGCCCGTTCGAGCTGGAGAGCGTGCTGATCGAGCATCCGGCGATCGCGGAGGCGGCGGTCGTGCCGAGCCCGGACCCGCTGCGGCTCGCGGTGCCGAAGACCTTCATCGCGCTGCGCCAGGGCTACGAGGAAAGCCCGGCGCTGGCGCTCGAGATCTTCCGCTTCTCGCGGGAGAAGCTCGCGCCGTACAAGCGCATCCGCCGCCTGCAGTTCGCGGAATTGCCGAAGACGATCTCCGGCAAGATCCGCCGCGTCGAGCTGCGCCGCCGCGAGATCGAGCGCGGCGACGACACGAGCGCGCGGATGCCCGGCGAGTACTGGGAAGAGGATTTTGCTGCCGAACTGAAATGA
- a CDS encoding CoA-acylating methylmalonate-semialdehyde dehydrogenase codes for MNANPTPQAGQDVPTVKLLIDGEFVESKTHEWRAIINPATQDVLARVPFATVAEVDAAVQAAQAAFASWKNTPIAARMRIMLKFQDLVRANQQRIAKTLTAEQGKTLPDAEGDIFRGLEVVEHACSVGTLQLGEFAENVAGGVDTYTLRQPLGVCAGITPFNFPAMIPLWMFPMAIVCGNTFVLKPSEQDPLSTMQLVELAIEAGVPKGVLNVVHGGKEVVDAICTHPLVKAISFVGSTAVGTHVYQLGSANGKRVQAMMGAKNHAVVLPDANREQTINALVGAGFGAAGQRCMATSVAVLVGEARDWLPDLIEKAKLLKVNAGAEAGTDVGPVVSKTAKERILSLIEAGVKEGAKLELDGRGVTVPGYESGNFVGPTIFSGVKTDMSIYTHEIFGPVLVVLEAESLDDAIALVNANPFGNGVGLFTQSGAAARKFQSEIDVGQVGINIPIPVPVPYFSFTGSRGSKLGDLGPYGKQVVQFYTQTKTVTARWFDDDTTAGPVNTTIRLH; via the coding sequence ATGAATGCGAATCCGACGCCCCAGGCGGGGCAAGACGTGCCGACGGTCAAGCTGTTGATCGACGGCGAATTCGTCGAATCGAAGACGCACGAGTGGCGCGCCATCATCAATCCGGCCACGCAGGACGTGCTTGCGCGCGTGCCGTTCGCGACCGTCGCCGAAGTCGACGCGGCCGTGCAGGCCGCGCAGGCGGCGTTCGCGTCGTGGAAGAACACGCCGATCGCCGCGCGCATGCGCATCATGCTGAAGTTCCAGGATCTCGTGCGCGCGAACCAGCAGCGGATCGCGAAGACGCTGACCGCCGAGCAGGGCAAGACGCTGCCGGACGCGGAAGGCGACATCTTCCGCGGCCTCGAAGTGGTCGAGCACGCGTGCTCGGTCGGCACGCTGCAGCTCGGCGAATTCGCGGAGAACGTTGCGGGCGGCGTCGACACCTACACGCTGCGCCAGCCGCTCGGCGTGTGCGCGGGCATCACGCCGTTCAACTTCCCCGCGATGATTCCGCTGTGGATGTTCCCGATGGCGATCGTGTGCGGCAACACGTTCGTGCTGAAGCCGTCGGAGCAGGACCCGCTGTCGACGATGCAGCTCGTCGAGCTCGCGATCGAGGCCGGCGTGCCGAAGGGCGTGCTGAACGTGGTGCACGGCGGCAAGGAGGTCGTCGACGCGATCTGCACGCATCCGCTCGTGAAAGCGATCTCGTTCGTCGGCTCGACCGCGGTCGGCACGCACGTGTACCAGCTCGGCAGCGCGAACGGCAAGCGCGTGCAGGCGATGATGGGCGCGAAGAACCACGCGGTGGTGCTGCCCGACGCGAACCGCGAACAGACGATCAACGCGCTCGTCGGCGCCGGGTTCGGCGCGGCGGGGCAGCGCTGCATGGCGACGTCGGTCGCGGTGCTGGTCGGCGAGGCGCGCGACTGGCTGCCCGATCTCATCGAGAAGGCGAAGCTGCTGAAGGTCAACGCAGGAGCCGAGGCCGGCACCGACGTCGGCCCGGTCGTGTCGAAGACCGCGAAGGAACGCATCCTGTCGCTGATCGAAGCGGGTGTGAAGGAGGGCGCGAAGCTCGAGCTCGACGGCCGCGGCGTGACGGTGCCCGGTTACGAGAGCGGCAACTTCGTCGGCCCGACGATCTTCTCCGGCGTGAAGACCGACATGTCGATCTACACGCACGAGATCTTCGGCCCGGTGCTCGTCGTGCTCGAAGCCGAATCGCTCGACGACGCGATCGCGCTCGTCAACGCGAACCCGTTCGGCAACGGCGTCGGGCTGTTCACGCAGAGCGGCGCGGCCGCGCGCAAGTTCCAGAGCGAGATCGACGTCGGCCAGGTCGGCATCAACATCCCGATCCCGGTGCCGGTGCCGTACTTCAGCTTCACCGGGTCGCGCGGCTCGAAGCTCGGCGACCTCGGCCCGTACGGCAAGCAGGTCGTGCAGTTCTATACGCAGACGAAGACGGTCACCGCGCGCTGGTTCGACGACGACACGACGGCCGGCCCGGTGAACACGACGATCCGTCTGCACTAA